Proteins co-encoded in one Diaminobutyricimonas sp. LJ205 genomic window:
- a CDS encoding PEP/pyruvate-binding domain-containing protein, whose product MTILTDSTAPEASDLSLVGGKALGLARMTAGGIPVAPWLTVSTRVHRAFLEQTQLNLRIERVINAIDWSSQDSLADAERQIAAIFAETPVPSDIAEDVVAGYRGLAERLGVPELSVAVRSSATAEDTADSSFAGEYETYVGITGAEQVVEYVKLCWASGFTAHALAYAHDRGFSPLAVSMAVVVQKTVKARAAGVMFTLSPATGDRSRIVVEASWGIGLAVVGGEVTPDRYAVDKVSLTILDRIPGDKKIEYLDGQTSTPVDDARQAQLCLSDSEVLELARLGKALEKQQGGPQDIEFAIDRELADGANIILLQCRPETVWSTRKRAAAAALPLMDQVAASVFGLGKPGSADSAGSAGSPGKRAFVLTEVGHAH is encoded by the coding sequence ATGACAATCCTCACCGATTCCACGGCGCCGGAGGCGTCGGACCTGAGCCTGGTGGGCGGTAAGGCCCTCGGGCTGGCCAGGATGACCGCGGGCGGCATCCCGGTCGCCCCCTGGCTGACGGTGTCGACGCGGGTGCACCGCGCGTTCCTCGAGCAGACGCAGCTGAACTTGCGAATCGAACGCGTGATCAACGCGATCGACTGGAGTTCGCAAGACAGCCTGGCGGACGCCGAGCGCCAGATCGCCGCGATCTTCGCTGAGACTCCGGTCCCTTCCGACATCGCCGAGGATGTGGTCGCCGGATACCGGGGGCTCGCCGAACGACTCGGGGTGCCCGAACTCTCGGTCGCGGTCCGGTCATCGGCGACCGCGGAGGACACTGCTGACTCGAGCTTCGCCGGCGAGTACGAGACCTACGTCGGAATCACCGGCGCCGAGCAGGTCGTCGAGTACGTCAAGCTGTGCTGGGCGAGCGGTTTCACCGCCCATGCCCTGGCGTACGCGCACGACCGCGGGTTCTCTCCGCTGGCGGTGTCTATGGCGGTCGTGGTTCAGAAGACGGTCAAGGCACGTGCGGCCGGGGTCATGTTCACCCTCAGTCCCGCAACCGGCGATCGTTCGCGGATCGTGGTCGAGGCCAGCTGGGGGATCGGGCTCGCCGTCGTCGGCGGCGAGGTCACTCCAGACCGGTACGCGGTCGACAAGGTGAGTCTCACCATCCTCGACCGCATCCCCGGCGACAAGAAGATCGAGTACCTAGATGGGCAGACCTCGACACCGGTCGATGACGCCCGACAGGCGCAACTCTGCCTGTCCGACAGCGAGGTGCTCGAGTTGGCACGGCTGGGGAAGGCATTGGAGAAGCAGCAGGGCGGCCCGCAGGACATCGAGTTCGCGATTGACCGCGAACTGGCCGACGGGGCGAACATCATCCTGCTGCAGTGCCGTCCCGAGACGGTGTGGTCGACGCGCAAGCGCGCTGCTGCCGCGGCCCTGCCGCTGATGGATCAGGTTGCCGCGAGCGTGTTCGGGCTCGGCAAGCCCGGCTCGGCGGACTCCGCCGGCTCGGCCGGATCTCCCGGTAAGCGTGCCTTCGTTCTGACGGAGGTCGGCCATGCCCATTGA
- a CDS encoding phenylacetate--CoA ligase family protein, whose amino-acid sequence MPIDAHWDADSDTRPWAETQQAQLRQVPEFIRRLSAASEAWRDHLQGADVSEQTSVESLSSIPFTTKDDLRASQAETTVGNPLGRLQAAPTGELVQIIASSGTTGTPVFFGLTEGDWARWKHSIGNAFFTAGVRRPSVVALTTGMPMVAGGIAYADAIREAGGTLAWVGGQTVPRTATILERLSVDVFVGTASYATFFADRVAEELGKPATELSVRTIIGGGEPGLGVPEIREKVAAAWGATRVSEIMGLGDVLPAMWAECPVGQGMHFTAAPSVLVELIDPDSREHVPWEPGATGEAVYTTLLREASPVVRFRSRDHMQVTAVDCACGRTSPTVRCIGRTDDMLIYKAMNVFPSAIREIALGAGEGRLTGAMRIRKDSAAQVRFDDPIPVEIEVRDDVSVAEQTALLDAIAEQVRQQLRVRIRPEALQPGTIPVGAYKNALTYVPEPR is encoded by the coding sequence ATGCCCATTGATGCGCACTGGGATGCCGACAGCGACACCCGACCGTGGGCGGAGACGCAGCAGGCGCAGCTACGGCAGGTGCCGGAGTTCATCCGGCGCCTGTCGGCAGCGTCGGAGGCGTGGCGGGATCATCTTCAGGGGGCGGATGTCTCGGAGCAGACCTCCGTCGAGAGCCTCAGCAGCATCCCGTTCACCACCAAGGACGACCTGCGCGCCAGCCAGGCTGAGACGACGGTGGGCAATCCGCTCGGTCGGCTACAGGCCGCGCCAACCGGTGAGCTGGTACAGATCATCGCGTCGTCAGGGACGACCGGGACGCCGGTGTTCTTCGGACTGACAGAGGGCGATTGGGCGCGTTGGAAGCACAGCATCGGCAACGCCTTCTTCACCGCCGGAGTGCGGCGGCCGAGCGTGGTCGCACTGACCACGGGCATGCCCATGGTTGCCGGCGGCATCGCCTACGCCGACGCCATTCGAGAGGCTGGCGGCACGCTGGCCTGGGTCGGAGGGCAGACCGTGCCACGTACCGCGACGATCCTCGAGCGGTTGAGCGTCGATGTGTTCGTCGGCACGGCCTCGTACGCCACCTTCTTCGCCGACCGGGTCGCCGAAGAACTCGGCAAGCCAGCCACCGAACTGTCGGTGCGCACGATCATCGGTGGCGGCGAGCCGGGCCTCGGCGTGCCCGAGATCCGCGAGAAAGTCGCCGCAGCCTGGGGAGCAACCCGCGTGAGCGAGATCATGGGGCTCGGCGACGTGCTGCCTGCCATGTGGGCGGAGTGTCCCGTCGGCCAGGGCATGCACTTCACCGCAGCACCCAGCGTGTTGGTCGAACTGATCGACCCGGACAGCCGCGAGCATGTGCCCTGGGAGCCGGGCGCCACCGGAGAAGCCGTTTACACGACGCTGCTACGGGAAGCATCGCCCGTTGTTCGATTCCGGTCGCGCGACCACATGCAGGTCACCGCGGTGGACTGCGCCTGCGGGCGCACCTCCCCCACCGTGCGCTGCATCGGCCGCACCGACGACATGCTCATCTACAAGGCGATGAACGTGTTCCCGTCGGCGATCCGCGAGATCGCCTTGGGCGCCGGCGAGGGAAGGCTGACTGGTGCGATGCGTATTCGTAAAGACAGCGCCGCGCAGGTGCGCTTCGACGATCCGATCCCCGTAGAGATCGAGGTGCGGGATGACGTGTCCGTCGCCGAGCAGACCGCGCTGCTGGATGCCATCGCCGAGCAGGTGCGGCAGCAACTGCGGGTGCGGATCCGCCCCGAAGCGTTGCAGCCGGGCACGATCCCGGTCGGCGCCTACAAAAACGCACTCACCTACGTCCCCGAGCCACGATGA
- a CDS encoding amidohydrolase family protein, whose translation MSVEQKALDLDGISAIDVHVHIDVDDHGHASLPDALMAGAHAHFQSSGGIPKLTEIAEYYRERSMAAVVFTVDSESVTGHRAISNDEIADGAAANSDVLIPFGSIDPAKGDVAVTEARRLVTERGIRGFKLHPNLQAFFPNDRSVYPFYEEIQALQVPIIFHTGQSGIGSGMRGAGGLRLKYSNPIHLDDVAVDFPDLRIIMAHPSFPWQDEALAVATKNPNVYIDLSGWSPKYFPPNLVQYANSLLKERVLFGSDYPLLTPDRWIADFDKLEIKSDVRPMIMKQNAMRVLGLG comes from the coding sequence ATGAGCGTCGAACAGAAGGCGCTCGATTTGGACGGAATCAGCGCAATCGATGTGCATGTGCACATCGACGTCGACGATCACGGCCACGCGTCCCTTCCCGATGCGTTGATGGCGGGAGCACACGCGCACTTCCAGTCATCCGGCGGCATCCCGAAACTAACCGAGATCGCCGAGTACTACCGCGAACGCTCGATGGCCGCGGTGGTGTTCACCGTGGATTCCGAGTCGGTGACCGGCCATCGCGCGATCTCGAACGACGAGATCGCCGACGGCGCGGCCGCCAACTCAGACGTGCTCATCCCGTTCGGCAGCATCGACCCGGCGAAGGGTGATGTGGCGGTGACCGAGGCGCGGCGGCTGGTCACCGAGCGCGGCATCCGCGGTTTCAAGCTGCACCCGAACCTGCAGGCCTTCTTCCCCAATGATCGGAGCGTGTACCCGTTCTACGAGGAGATTCAGGCCCTGCAGGTGCCGATCATTTTCCACACCGGGCAGAGCGGGATCGGATCGGGGATGCGTGGCGCTGGCGGGCTGCGGCTCAAGTACTCGAACCCGATCCACCTCGATGACGTCGCGGTGGACTTCCCCGACCTGCGCATCATCATGGCGCATCCGTCCTTCCCCTGGCAGGACGAGGCACTCGCTGTGGCGACCAAGAACCCCAACGTGTACATCGACCTGTCGGGGTGGTCGCCGAAGTACTTCCCGCCCAACCTGGTGCAGTACGCGAACAGCCTGCTGAAGGAGCGGGTGCTCTTCGGATCGGACTATCCGTTGCTCACGCCCGACCGCTGGATCGCCGACTTCGACAAGCTCGAGATCAAATCCGACGTGCGGCCGATGATCATGAAGCAGAACGCGATGCGGGTGCTCGGCCTCGGGTAG
- a CDS encoding lipocalin-like domain-containing protein, giving the protein MNKTAMTAEELRNTLIGAWNLVSYVECPTDGSADRHPLGEDPMGIIMYTPDGFMSAQLMNPERKPVASGDWFNVTESEAMEKSMSYIAYSGPFEVSDEALTHGMTVSMFPNWIGQTQPRVVETDGKNLHLSTAVPIMSGGVEVNSYLTWERAAA; this is encoded by the coding sequence ATGAACAAGACCGCCATGACCGCCGAAGAACTCCGCAACACCCTGATCGGCGCGTGGAATCTCGTCTCTTACGTTGAGTGCCCGACCGATGGCTCCGCTGACCGCCATCCGCTGGGAGAGGACCCGATGGGCATCATCATGTACACGCCCGATGGCTTCATGTCGGCCCAGCTGATGAACCCGGAGCGCAAGCCGGTGGCATCCGGCGACTGGTTCAACGTCACCGAGAGCGAAGCGATGGAGAAGTCGATGAGCTACATCGCCTACTCCGGCCCGTTCGAGGTCTCGGACGAAGCGCTGACGCACGGCATGACCGTGTCGATGTTCCCGAACTGGATCGGCCAGACCCAGCCGCGCGTGGTGGAGACGGACGGCAAGAACCTGCACCTGTCGACTGCGGTGCCGATCATGTCCGGTGGCGTCGAGGTCAACTCCTACCTCACTTGGGAGCGCGCCGCGGCGTAG
- a CDS encoding LysR family transcriptional regulator, protein MDLKRLKAFLAIVETGTFAAAADELRSAQSTISASIGILERELSVELFDRSARTAVLTAAGRALVPEAKELLRREALTRRLVQDASTSLSGELRLGVISSVAPVPLPRVLQRFTAAHPQVRLRVLSDAIGTQGLIERLHRSDLDLAIVAGPLPGGTRADERVIEELAAGDLVCIVRRDDPLAEGRSVRLDQIAERRWVEAPPGQVNRFTTDAAFAAARLQRTVALEIGNSAEVPDYVAAGIGVAVVSDYVVRTRDDLVALPISGAKLRWSIGVARLRERDSAVMQALWNELVETVRIQPLQQPSG, encoded by the coding sequence GTGGATTTAAAACGGCTGAAGGCATTCCTCGCGATCGTTGAAACCGGCACGTTCGCAGCGGCCGCCGATGAATTGCGCTCGGCCCAGTCCACGATCAGTGCCAGCATCGGCATTCTGGAACGCGAGCTCTCGGTCGAGTTGTTCGATCGGTCGGCCCGGACCGCGGTGCTGACCGCGGCGGGTCGGGCGCTCGTCCCGGAGGCGAAAGAACTCCTGCGCCGTGAGGCGCTGACCCGCCGACTCGTCCAGGATGCGTCAACCAGCCTCAGCGGGGAACTGCGGTTAGGGGTGATCAGTTCGGTGGCGCCGGTACCCCTGCCGCGGGTGCTGCAGCGCTTCACCGCGGCACATCCGCAGGTCAGGCTTCGGGTTTTGTCGGATGCCATCGGCACCCAAGGGCTCATCGAACGCCTCCACCGGTCGGATCTGGATTTGGCGATCGTCGCGGGACCCTTGCCGGGTGGGACCAGGGCCGACGAGCGGGTCATCGAGGAACTGGCAGCGGGTGATCTCGTGTGCATCGTTCGCCGTGACGATCCGCTTGCTGAGGGCCGCAGCGTCCGACTGGATCAGATTGCCGAGCGTCGATGGGTCGAGGCACCGCCCGGTCAGGTCAATCGGTTCACGACGGATGCGGCATTCGCGGCGGCTCGGCTTCAGCGGACGGTTGCGCTGGAGATCGGCAATTCGGCCGAGGTCCCGGACTATGTGGCCGCCGGCATCGGCGTGGCTGTGGTCTCGGATTACGTGGTCCGAACGCGGGACGACCTCGTGGCGCTGCCGATCAGCGGCGCCAAGCTTCGCTGGTCGATTGGAGTCGCCCGCCTGCGGGAACGGGACTCCGCGGTGATGCAGGCGCTGTGGAATGAGTTGGTCGAAACGGTCAGGATTCAGCCGCTGCAGCAACCTTCTGGGTAA